One Arthrobacter sp. Marseille-P9274 genomic region harbors:
- a CDS encoding SHOCT domain-containing protein, with the protein MPSARSRRPGLLGTIARTAVISGTAQATSKIVNRRARSRWEQGSPTAETTPPEISAAEIPAAAPAGGDQLADQLSRLAELRISGVLTDEEFAAAKARLLT; encoded by the coding sequence ATGCCGTCAGCCAGGAGCAGAAGACCCGGTCTGCTTGGAACCATCGCGCGGACAGCTGTCATATCCGGTACGGCGCAGGCGACGTCGAAGATCGTCAATCGCCGGGCCCGTTCGCGTTGGGAGCAGGGGTCGCCGACGGCTGAAACCACACCCCCTGAAATATCAGCGGCTGAAATTCCGGCGGCCGCACCGGCTGGCGGTGACCAGCTCGCCGATCAGCTTTCCCGACTCGCCGAGCTGCGCATTTCCGGCGTGCTGACCGATGAGGAATTCGCCGCCGCGAAAGCCAGACTGCTGACGTGA
- a CDS encoding DUF6325 family protein: protein MKVGPVEVIVCAFPEPEVDEPVIVSLSRAVLSGAIALIDLVLVMRDGQGVLHVRDLEDDLPPAWSAMVVGSRPLTLLSDTDIGIAAESIGNNETALVAALEHRWAQRLAEDVRNAGGVVALHARIPHETVVRAFEADGVEAT, encoded by the coding sequence ATGAAAGTCGGTCCAGTTGAAGTCATCGTCTGCGCCTTCCCGGAGCCGGAAGTTGATGAGCCGGTCATCGTATCGCTCAGCAGGGCGGTGCTGTCCGGAGCCATCGCCCTGATTGATCTGGTCCTCGTCATGCGGGACGGGCAGGGCGTTCTGCACGTGCGCGATTTGGAAGATGACTTGCCTCCGGCATGGTCCGCCATGGTCGTTGGTTCCCGCCCGTTGACGCTGCTCAGCGATACGGACATCGGGATCGCGGCGGAATCGATAGGCAACAACGAGACCGCCCTGGTGGCAGCTCTCGAACACCGCTGGGCACAGCGCCTTGCGGAAGACGTACGCAACGCCGGAGGTGTTGTTGCCCTGCACGCCCGGATTCCCCATGAAACAGTCGTGAGGGCCTTTGAGGCGGACGGGGTCGAGGCGACCTGA